In Apium graveolens cultivar Ventura chromosome 10, ASM990537v1, whole genome shotgun sequence, the following are encoded in one genomic region:
- the LOC141691440 gene encoding protein FAR1-RELATED SEQUENCE 5-like — translation MTHCCKGSDAMRDCGRNSSLMALKADCSSSSENDNYDNYTPVRRNPVARRKLFVDEDIVNLDSDDNMNNVDGDDVGGDNTDVENVDVDNDNRVQGLVWVDPRSMNAYKNFGDVVTFDSTYPKNRYCMLFIPITGVNLHYQNILFGFALVRDKTDASYKWVLRTWLEAVDNKPPRTIITDQDIALGNVIAKVMPMPQTKHTYCRWHISSKFPEKLSYLYTNYPDFKKEFNACVYKSLTPTEFESRWEQLVKKYDLEDHAWLNDMYAIRTQWIGAYTRQHFSAVMTTTSRSDSTNPFFDEYVQSSTGLKEFIENSQKALETQYMKEVKADYDTE, via the exons ATGACTCATTGCTGCAAGGGGAGTGACGCAATGCGTGATTGTGGAAGGAACTCTTCCTTGATGGCTCTAAAAGCTG ATTGTAGTTCTTCTAGTGAAAATGATAATTACGATAATTACACCCCCGTTAGACGAAACCCCGTAGCTCGTCGTAAGTTATTTGTCGATGAAGATATTGTAAATCTTGATAGTGATGATAATATGAATAATGTTGACGGTGATGATGTTGGTGGTGATAATACTGATGTTGAAAAT GTGGATGTAGATAATGATAATCGTGTACAGGGTTTGGTATGGGTTGATCCTCGATCCATGAATGCGTACAAGAATTTTGGTGATGTGGTTACGTTCGATTCAACTTACCCGAAGAATAGGTATTGTATGCTTTTCATACCTATTACGGGCGTAAACCTCCATTATCAAAATATACTATTTGGATTTGCACTCGTAAGGGATAAGACTGATGCATCGTATAAGTGGGTTTTGAGGACATGGTTGGAAGCCGTCGACAATAAACCGCCTCGAACAATTATTACTGATCAAGATATTGCATTGGGAAATGTCATTGCCAAGGTCATGCCTATGCCACAAACAAAGCATACATATTGTAGATGGCATATAAGTAGTAAGTTTCCCGAGAAGTTGTCTTATTTGTACACAAATTATCCGGACTTCAAGAAAGAGTTTAATGCATGTGTGTACAAGTCTTTGACACCTACAGAATTTGAAAGTAGATGGGAGCAATTAGTCAAGAAGTACGATCTTGAGGATCATGCTTGGTTAAATGACATGTATGCTATTAGAACTCAATGGATTGGTGCTTACACGAGGCAACATTTTTCTGCCGTCATGACTACAACTTCAAGAAGCGATTCTACAAATCCTTTTTTTGATGAATATGTGCAATCATCTACCGGTTTGAAGGAATTCATTGAGAACTCCCAAAAGGCTTTGGAGACACAATATATGAAGGAGGTTAAAGCCGATTATGACACTGAATAA